CCGGGTCGGCCTGGGCATGGCGGTCGCCAACGCGGCCAGCTTCGTCCGCGAGCACGCCCACGGCGTCACCACAGCGCGAGGCGGTGAAGGTGCGGCCCGCGAATTCTGTGAACTGATCCTGCGCGCCCAGGGCCGCCTCGAAGCGGCCAACGCCGCGTACCTGTGAGCCATTTATGCTGAGCAAGAAGATTCGCACCATTGTGGTGTTCGGTTGTATCGCGGCGATTTTTGCTGCGGTGGGCTACTGGAACATCAGCCCTGAACGGTTTCTCGACCAGCCTGCGGCCCAGGTCGAGGAAAAGATCGACTGGTACGCGACCAACACGCATACCCTGCAGTACCTGCCCGACGGTAAAGTGCAATACGAGATGACGTCCGACAAGGTCGACCACGTAAAGGCCACTGACATTACGCTGGTCACCAAGCCCGACCTGAACATGTTCCGCGGCACCGAATTTCCGTGGCATGTGCAGAGCGAGCACGCCGAGGTCAATTCCGGCGGCACCGAAGTGGAACTGATCGACTCGGTGCGCGTTGCCCGAACCGACGAGAAAAACCGTACGACCATCATCACCAGCACGCGCATGACCGTGTTCCCACAGCAACAATATGCGCAGACCGAGCAACCCGTTAGAATCGACGGCGCTGGGGGTGTATCGACCGGCACGGGAATGAAAGCGTATTTGAAGGAAAGCAGGATACACCTGCTATCGAACGTAAGAGGACAGTATGAAGCTCGCTAAAACCCTCCCTATTTTGCTCAGTCTGGGCGCAGCACTGGGAAGCGCGAGCGCCTGGGCTCTTCCCGACGACCGCAACCAGCCTATCCGCATCCAGGCTGACGATGCCCAGCTCGACGACAAGAATGGCGTCGCCACCTATAAAGGCGACGTGATCATCACCCAGGGCTCGATGAAGGTCACCGGCAATACCGTGACCATCACCCGCACCCCGTCCGGCGACATCGACGTAGTCACCTCGGTGGGCAACCTGGCCTATTTCGAGCAGCTGCAAACCGCAGGCGATACCAAGCCTGTGCAGGGCTACGGGATCACCATCCAGTACCACGCCTCCCAGGATCGCGTGGTCCTGATCGACCGCGCCAAGGTCGTCGACAAGGACAACAACGTGACCCAAGGCGAGAAAATCGTCTACGACACCAACAAGAAACTCGCCAGCGCCGGTCGCGCCACCGGCAGCAAGGTGACCGAGTCGCGTCCGCGGATCGACATGGTGATCCAACCGAAAAAGAAAACCGACGAGCAGAAGGCCCAGTAATGGCAACTCTGAAAGCTCAGCATCTGGCCAAGAGCTACAAGAGCCGTCAAGTCGTGCGCGATGTCAGCCTGTCCATCGACAGCGGCCAGATCGTCGGCCTGCTCGGCCCCAACGGCGCGGGCAAGACCACCTGCTTCTACATGATCGTCGGCCTGGTCCAGGCCGATCAGGGTCGCGTGCTGATCGACGACCTGGATGTCAGCCACCAGCCAATGCACGGTCGGGCGAAGGCAGGTATCGGCTATTTGCCGCAAGAAGCGTCGATTTTCCGCAAACTGTCGGTTGCCGACAACATCATGGCAATCCTCGAGACCCGCAAGGAACTCGACAAGGCCGGTCGTCGCCAGGAGCTGGAAAGCCTGCTACAGGAATTCCACATCAGTCATATTCGCGACAACCTGGGCATGAGCCTGTCCGGTGGCGAGCGCCGTCGCGTGGAAATCGCCCGCGCCCTGGCCACCGCACCGAAGTTCATCCTGCTCGACGAACCGTTCGCCGGCGTGGACCCCATCTCGGTGGGCGACATCAAGCAGATCATCCATCACCTCAAGGCCAAGGGGATCGGCGTGCTGATCACCGACCACAACGTGCGCGAGACGCTGGATATCTGCGAAACCGCCTACATTGTCAACGACGGCCAACTGATCGCCGAAGGCGATTCGGCAGCCATCCTGGCCAATGACCTGGTCAAGGAAGTGTATCTGGGCCATGAGTTCCGCCTGTAAGCACAAGTGTCTGGCGAATTGCCCGAGCGTCGTTTAATTTTATTATGGCGACGCTCTAGGCAAACACTTCAGTTTCAGGCATATAATTTGCTTAAGTTTGGCGCCTCGGCGCCCTGTAGTGGATGGCGCATGTGCGCCGGCGAATAAGGTGTTAAGCCCCTGCCATGAAACCATCGCTAGTCTTGAGAATGGGCCAGCAGCTGACGATGACACCGCAGCTGCAACAGGCCATCCGCCTGCTCCAATTGTCGACCCTGGACCTGCAACAGGAAATCCAGGAGGCCCTGGAGTCCAATCCGATGCTCGAACGCCAGGAAGAAGGCGACGACTTCGACAACACCGACCCGCTGGCCGACAACGTCGAGCAGAAGACCAACACCGAAATCCCTGAACCGGCCTACCAGGAAACCGCCCCGACGGTGGACAACCTCGAGGATGGCGAATGGAACGAACGCATCCCCAACGAACTGCCGGTGGACACGGCCTGGGACGACGTCTACCAGACCAGCGCCAGCAGCCTGCCGAGCAGCGATGACGACGAGTGGGACTTCACCACCCGCACCTCTGCTGGCGAAAGCCTGCAAAGCCATCTGCTGTGGCAGTTGAACCTGGCGCCGATGTCCGATACCGATCGCCTGATCGCCGTGACCCTGATCGATTGCATCAACAACCAGGGCTACCTGGACGAGACCCTCGAGGAAATCCTCGAGGCCTTCGACCCCGAGCTCGACATCGAGCTGGACGAGATCGAAGCCGTCCTTCATCGCATCCAGCAGTTCGAACCAGCCGGCATCGGCGCCCGCAACCTGGGCGAATGCCTGTTGCTGCAACTGCGCCAGTTGTCCGCCAAGACACCCTGGTTGGCCGAAGCCAAGCGCCTGGTCACCGATTACATCGACCTGTTGGGTGGCCGCGACTACAGCCAACTGATGCGTCGCATGAAGCTCAAGGAAGATGAGCTGCGCCAGGTCATCGAACTGGTGCAGAGCCTCAATCCGCGCCCCGGCTCGCAGATCGAATCCACCGAGCCCGAATATGTGGTCCCCGACGTGATCGTGCGCAAGCACAATGATCGCTGGCTGGTGGAGCTCAACCAGGAGTCGATGCCCAAGCTGCGGGTCAACGCCCAGTACGCCGGCTTTGTGAAGCGCGCCGACACCAGCGCCGACAACACCTTCATGCGCAACCAGTTGCAGGAAGCGCGCTGGTTCATCAAGAGCCTGCAAAGCCGCAACGAAACCCTGATGAAAGTGGCCACCCAGATCGTCGAGCATCAGCGCGGCTTCCTGGAGTACGGCGATGAAGCGATGAAACCGTTGGTCCTGCATGACATTGCCGAGGCGGTGGGCATGCACGAGTCGACGATTTCCCGGGTAACCACCCAGAAATTCATGCATACCCCTCGGGGCATCTATGAATTGAAATACTTTTTCTCCAGCCACGTCAGCACCTCCGAAGGCGGCGAATGCTCGTCCACGGCCATCCGCGCGATCATCAAAAAACTGGTGGCTGCGGAAAATCAGAAAAAGCCGTTGAGTGACAGCAAGATCGCTGGTTTACTGGAGGCACAAGGCATTCAGGTGGCCCGCCGTACCGTCGCCAAATACCGCGAATCCCTCGGGATCGCGCCTTCGAGCGAACGCAAGCGGTTGATGTAACAGGCCACGCCACAGCGTTCCAGTGGCAGGCATTTCTGCCTGCCGCTTTATGCACTGGCAACGAAGGAGAAGCTGTATGCAAGTCAAGATCAGTGGACACCAACTGGAAGTGACCGAACCCCTGCGCATCTACGTCGGCGAAAAGCTCGACCGATTGGAGAGGCATTTCGACAAGATCACCAACGTGCAAGTCACGATGACCGTCGAGAAGCTGCTGCAGAAAATCGAAGCCACGCTGCA
The sequence above is drawn from the Pseudomonas sp. St316 genome and encodes:
- the raiA gene encoding ribosome-associated translation inhibitor RaiA, which gives rise to MQVKISGHQLEVTEPLRIYVGEKLDRLERHFDKITNVQVTMTVEKLLQKIEATLHIPGGQVVANAEHTDMYAAIDLLTDKLDRQLKKHKEKTQSLLQGATGR
- a CDS encoding RNA polymerase factor sigma-54, which gives rise to MKPSLVLRMGQQLTMTPQLQQAIRLLQLSTLDLQQEIQEALESNPMLERQEEGDDFDNTDPLADNVEQKTNTEIPEPAYQETAPTVDNLEDGEWNERIPNELPVDTAWDDVYQTSASSLPSSDDDEWDFTTRTSAGESLQSHLLWQLNLAPMSDTDRLIAVTLIDCINNQGYLDETLEEILEAFDPELDIELDEIEAVLHRIQQFEPAGIGARNLGECLLLQLRQLSAKTPWLAEAKRLVTDYIDLLGGRDYSQLMRRMKLKEDELRQVIELVQSLNPRPGSQIESTEPEYVVPDVIVRKHNDRWLVELNQESMPKLRVNAQYAGFVKRADTSADNTFMRNQLQEARWFIKSLQSRNETLMKVATQIVEHQRGFLEYGDEAMKPLVLHDIAEAVGMHESTISRVTTQKFMHTPRGIYELKYFFSSHVSTSEGGECSSTAIRAIIKKLVAAENQKKPLSDSKIAGLLEAQGIQVARRTVAKYRESLGIAPSSERKRLM
- the lptA gene encoding lipopolysaccharide transport periplasmic protein LptA, translating into MKLAKTLPILLSLGAALGSASAWALPDDRNQPIRIQADDAQLDDKNGVATYKGDVIITQGSMKVTGNTVTITRTPSGDIDVVTSVGNLAYFEQLQTAGDTKPVQGYGITIQYHASQDRVVLIDRAKVVDKDNNVTQGEKIVYDTNKKLASAGRATGSKVTESRPRIDMVIQPKKKTDEQKAQ
- the lptB gene encoding LPS export ABC transporter ATP-binding protein, with the translated sequence MATLKAQHLAKSYKSRQVVRDVSLSIDSGQIVGLLGPNGAGKTTCFYMIVGLVQADQGRVLIDDLDVSHQPMHGRAKAGIGYLPQEASIFRKLSVADNIMAILETRKELDKAGRRQELESLLQEFHISHIRDNLGMSLSGGERRRVEIARALATAPKFILLDEPFAGVDPISVGDIKQIIHHLKAKGIGVLITDHNVRETLDICETAYIVNDGQLIAEGDSAAILANDLVKEVYLGHEFRL
- the lptC gene encoding LPS export ABC transporter periplasmic protein LptC, which encodes MLSKKIRTIVVFGCIAAIFAAVGYWNISPERFLDQPAAQVEEKIDWYATNTHTLQYLPDGKVQYEMTSDKVDHVKATDITLVTKPDLNMFRGTEFPWHVQSEHAEVNSGGTEVELIDSVRVARTDEKNRTTIITSTRMTVFPQQQYAQTEQPVRIDGAGGVSTGTGMKAYLKESRIHLLSNVRGQYEAR